A stretch of the Euleptes europaea isolate rEulEur1 chromosome 14, rEulEur1.hap1, whole genome shotgun sequence genome encodes the following:
- the GOT1L1 gene encoding putative aspartate aminotransferase, cytoplasmic 2, with translation MGTLSVFLDVPLVKRTDIPQDFYKEDPHPQKVLLGHAGCQTDAGEAWIPPVVQRILLQISQDPTLDHEYLPQLGIYEYTRAATELAIGKESHALLENRAGGVHTVGGTGALWLGAEFLCRWYKPRFATPTALYIAKTQWDSIGSIFHVAGFTDIRPYDYWNPVKLTIDIEEFLQTLQKAPTGSIVFLHAPEEIGLKPQEWETVAATMEKKQLFPFFNIESQGLASGNLDRDAWALRHFVGQGFELLCAQSFSKTFGLYDELVGNLIVVTKNNETLIRIHSQMERQMSTMWGWPGSLGARVIAMVLNSPALLYEWKLSLRMVVERIMLIREKLKEQLRILGTPGSWEHLTAQSGMCSFIGLSSSQVEFLVKYKHIYLFENKQINICSINSKNLDYVARSIHEAVLATTLEDWN, from the exons ATGGGGACGCTTTCCGTCTTCTTGGATGTCCCCTTAGTAAAAAGGACTGACATTCCCCAGGACTTCTACAAAGAAGATCCACATCCCCAAAAGGTGTTGCTTGGCCATGCAG GTTGCCAGACTGATGCCGGTGAAGCTTGGATCCCCCCTGTGGTGCAACGGATTTTACTCCAAATCTCTCAGGATCCAACGTTGGACCACGAATACCTCCCGCAGCTTGGGATATACGAGTACACTAGAGCAGCCACTGAGCTGGCGATTGGCAAGGAGAGCCACGCTCTCTTAGAAAACAGG GCAGGGGGTGTTCACACAGTCGGGGGGACAGGTGCTCTTTGGCTTGGGGCTGAATTCCTGTGCCGTTGGTACAAGCCCAGGTTCGCAACTCCAACAGCTCTCTACATCGCCAAGACACAATGGG ACAGTATTGGGAGTATATTCCACGTCGCTGGCTTTACAGACATTCGTCCTTATGACTATTGGAACCCAGTCAAATTAACCATTGATATAGAAGAGTTCTTGCAAACGCTGCAG AAGGCACCAACTGGCTCCATTGTCTTCCTGCATGCTCCAGAAGAAATTGGCCTGAAGCCCCAGGAGTGGGAGACGGTTGCAGCAACGATGGAG AAAAAGCAGCTCTTCCCCTTTTTCAACATTGAAAGTCAAGGCCTGGCTTCTGGAAATCTGGACCGAGATGCCTGGGCCTTGCGGCACTTTGTGGGACAAGGATTCGAACTGCTGTGTGCTCAGTCCTTTTCCAAAACATTCGGCTTATATG ATGAGCTGGTTGGGAATCTTATTGTGGTGACCAAAAACAATGAGACACTGATCAGAATCCACTCCCAGATGGAAAGGCAAATGAGCACAATGTGGGGGTGGCCCGGTAGCTTGGGGGCCCGGGTCATCGCGATGGTGCTGAATAGCCCTGCTTTGCTGTACGAGTG GAAACTGAGTCTACGGATGGTAGTGGAGAGGATTATGCTGATCAGGGAGAAACTAAAAGAGCAGCTGAGGATCCTGGGGACGCCCGGCTCCTGGGAACATCTCACAGCCCAGTCAGGAATGTGCAGCTTCATTGGGCTCAGCT CTTCCCAGGTGGAGTTCCTAGTGAAGTACAAACACATCTACCTCTTTGAAAACAAGCAGATCAACATCTGCAGCATTAACTCAAAGAATCTGGACTACGTTGCACGAAGCATCCATGAGGCAGTGTTAGCCACCACTCTTGAGGACTGGAATTAG